The Candidatus Eisenbacteria bacterium genome has a segment encoding these proteins:
- a CDS encoding alkaline phosphatase family protein: MTGRMRRRYIAFFALLLLVVGVAIAEMGGAEAPAPKRGKVLVLGFDGMDPGLLRLLLDRGDLPNFQRLIDRGTFTSLGTSIPPQSPVAWSNFITGMDPGGHDIFDFIHRDPKTYLPFMSTSQAVSSDDGIGLWGEWRIPTGGGEVLNLRRGVPFWDILTAHGVPTAIFKIPANYPPVSEGAKTLSGLGTPDILGTPGTFTYLTTHRPENADDISGGKVVDVYFDGGTAETAIPGPPNPMREGHEKSGCPVRIHRDVENRIAKIVIGEEEVLLREGEWSDWVPVKYYFLPDHGFWGAVRPALDPAGMGLTGIARLYLKSVAPEFGLYVSPINIDPLAPAQPISTPDDWAAKIAEKTGRFYTQGMPEDTKALEAGILTDTEFLQQAGYVLDERMRVYDSLLNEFVGQEWGLLYYYFSSLDQQTHVMWRAMDPHHPASDAEAREHPDIIYDIMKRFDQAVGMALDRLPEDVLVLAMSDHGFAPWYREVHLNSWLADNGYLTLKDPSKETREKSDFFLNVDWRRTRVYALGINGLYINTRGREKYGVVSPGREKDALIEELTTRLTELRDPKTGKQPILALYRNDEVYHGPYAAEAPDMSVGYAREYRGSNESALGEFPMEWFADNTGKWSGDHCIDAREVPGILVSSREVRIADPMLYDLTVTLLNEFGIEKGEHMVGRPIF; this comes from the coding sequence ATGACCGGACGGATGCGGCGTCGATACATAGCGTTTTTCGCACTCCTTCTGCTCGTCGTCGGCGTGGCGATCGCGGAGATGGGCGGGGCGGAAGCCCCGGCGCCGAAGAGGGGGAAGGTGCTCGTTCTCGGTTTCGACGGGATGGATCCGGGGCTTCTCCGGCTCCTCCTGGATCGGGGGGATCTCCCCAACTTTCAGCGCTTGATCGACCGCGGGACCTTCACCAGCCTCGGCACGAGCATCCCGCCCCAGAGCCCGGTGGCGTGGTCCAACTTCATCACCGGAATGGACCCGGGCGGGCACGACATTTTCGACTTCATTCATCGTGACCCCAAAACCTATCTCCCCTTCATGTCCACCTCGCAGGCGGTGAGCAGCGACGACGGGATCGGGCTGTGGGGGGAGTGGCGAATTCCCACCGGCGGCGGCGAAGTGCTGAACCTCCGGCGGGGGGTGCCTTTCTGGGACATCCTGACCGCCCACGGCGTGCCCACGGCGATCTTCAAGATCCCCGCCAACTACCCGCCGGTGAGCGAGGGGGCGAAGACCCTCTCCGGCCTCGGCACGCCGGACATCCTCGGCACGCCGGGGACCTTTACCTATCTCACGACCCACCGCCCGGAGAACGCCGACGACATCTCCGGCGGCAAGGTGGTGGACGTGTACTTCGACGGCGGGACCGCGGAGACGGCGATTCCCGGTCCGCCGAACCCGATGCGCGAGGGACACGAGAAGAGCGGCTGTCCGGTGCGGATCCACAGGGACGTGGAAAACAGGATCGCGAAGATCGTCATCGGCGAGGAAGAGGTGCTTCTCCGGGAGGGGGAGTGGAGCGATTGGGTCCCGGTGAAGTATTACTTTCTCCCCGATCACGGCTTCTGGGGCGCCGTTCGTCCGGCGCTGGATCCCGCCGGCATGGGGCTGACCGGCATCGCCCGGCTCTACCTCAAGTCGGTGGCCCCCGAGTTCGGCCTCTATGTCTCGCCGATCAACATCGATCCCCTCGCGCCGGCCCAGCCGATCTCCACGCCCGACGATTGGGCCGCGAAGATCGCCGAAAAGACGGGCCGCTTCTACACGCAGGGGATGCCGGAGGACACCAAGGCGCTCGAGGCGGGGATCCTGACGGACACGGAGTTCCTCCAGCAGGCGGGTTACGTGCTCGACGAGAGGATGCGCGTCTACGACAGCCTGTTGAACGAGTTCGTCGGCCAGGAATGGGGACTCCTCTACTATTACTTCTCCAGCCTGGACCAGCAGACCCACGTGATGTGGCGCGCCATGGACCCCCACCACCCCGCGTCGGACGCGGAGGCGCGGGAGCATCCGGACATCATCTACGACATCATGAAGCGCTTCGATCAGGCGGTGGGGATGGCGTTGGACCGTCTCCCGGAGGACGTGCTCGTCCTCGCCATGTCGGATCACGGTTTCGCGCCCTGGTATCGGGAGGTGCACCTGAACTCCTGGCTCGCCGACAACGGTTATTTGACTTTGAAGGATCCGTCGAAGGAAACGCGGGAGAAGAGCGACTTCTTCCTCAACGTGGACTGGCGCCGCACCCGGGTTTACGCCCTCGGCATCAACGGCCTCTACATCAACACGCGGGGGCGGGAGAAGTACGGCGTCGTCTCGCCGGGCCGGGAGAAAGACGCGCTGATCGAGGAACTGACGACGCGGCTCACGGAGCTGCGGGACCCGAAGACGGGCAAACAGCCGATCCTCGCGCTGTACCGCAACGACGAGGTGTACCACGGCCCCTACGCGGCGGAGGCGCCGGACATGAGCGTCGGTTACGCGCGGGAGTACCGGGGATCGAACGAATCGGCGCTCGGCGAGTTCCCGATGGAGTGGTTCGCGGACAACACGGGGAAATGGAGCGGCGACCACTGCATCGACGCGCGGGAGGTGCCGGGGATCCTGGTGTCGAGCCGGGAAGTCCGCATCGCCGATCCGATGTTGTATGATTTGACGGTCACGTTGTTGAACGAATTCGGGATCGAGAAGGGCGAGCACATGGTGGGCCGCCCGATCTTCTGA
- a CDS encoding alkaline phosphatase family protein yields MKRRPRFLSTSFLWALAALAAAAPAHAYIGPGAGFAFLSSFAVVFVTFLLAILSILIWPIRLVIRVIRRRGRSIAKTDVDRVVILGLDGLDPGLAKRWMDEGLLPNFSRLAERGSFRPLQSSWPSMSPVAWSSFATGNDASRHNVFDFLGRDAKNYLVDLSSVKITNPDRHIKIGKYRIPLGKPVIRLMQKSSTFWKVLGDHGIFSHILRVPITFPPVKFNGAVLSAMCVPDLKGTQGSFCFFTTDPSKVGKAISGERHLMERKGNEVRGFVPGPENSMTAGGGEMRVPWRAVIDDAKGEVHFHLPDQDFRLKVGSYSEWIRLTFKPGLGVKVRGMVRFRVQSLKPYVDIYLTPTNIDPESPAMPISQPLFYSVYLAKLFGPYATLGLAEDTWALNEKVIDEEAFLEQTWLIHEEREKQFFHALSRAKRGMVACVFDATDRIQHMFFRYMTDGHPANRGRDDVEKYRHTIRDLYVRMDELLGRTLAKCDDTRTVLLVMSDHGFTHFSRGMNLNTWLIENGYMALKNGDKTSGEWFQGVDWSKTRAYSFGLAGLYLNIKDREGQGIVEPKEAGALRREIADRMTGLMDEEKGIVAVNKAIPMEDLFDGPYKDNAPDVIVGFAKGYRQSWEAAVGQATESVFLDNVKNWSGDHCIDAREVPGVLFSSRRLAAADPAIMDVGPSVLDLFGIDTPRYMKGRSFYRARPEERDGGRSRRED; encoded by the coding sequence GTGAAACGCAGACCCCGGTTCCTATCGACATCGTTCCTCTGGGCGCTGGCGGCGCTCGCCGCGGCCGCGCCGGCGCACGCCTACATCGGCCCCGGAGCGGGGTTCGCTTTCCTCTCCTCCTTCGCGGTCGTTTTCGTCACCTTCCTGCTGGCGATCCTGTCGATCCTGATCTGGCCGATCCGTCTCGTGATCCGCGTGATCCGCCGGCGCGGCCGTTCCATCGCCAAGACCGACGTGGACCGCGTGGTGATCCTCGGCCTCGACGGCCTCGATCCGGGGCTGGCGAAGAGATGGATGGACGAGGGGCTTCTCCCCAACTTTTCCCGTCTCGCCGAGAGGGGGAGTTTCCGCCCGCTGCAGTCCTCCTGGCCGAGCATGTCGCCGGTGGCCTGGTCCAGTTTCGCCACCGGCAACGACGCGTCGCGGCACAACGTTTTCGACTTCCTCGGCCGGGACGCCAAAAACTACCTGGTCGATCTCTCGTCGGTGAAGATCACCAACCCGGATCGGCATATCAAGATCGGCAAGTACCGCATTCCTCTCGGCAAGCCGGTGATCCGGCTGATGCAGAAGTCGAGCACCTTCTGGAAGGTCCTCGGCGATCACGGCATCTTCTCGCACATTCTCCGGGTGCCCATCACCTTCCCGCCGGTCAAGTTCAACGGCGCCGTGCTCTCGGCGATGTGCGTCCCCGACCTGAAGGGGACGCAGGGATCGTTCTGCTTCTTCACCACCGACCCCTCGAAGGTGGGGAAGGCGATCAGCGGCGAGAGGCATCTGATGGAGAGGAAGGGGAACGAGGTCCGCGGTTTCGTGCCCGGCCCCGAGAACAGCATGACCGCGGGCGGCGGCGAGATGCGCGTTCCCTGGCGCGCCGTGATCGATGACGCGAAGGGGGAGGTCCATTTCCATCTGCCGGACCAAGACTTCCGCCTGAAGGTCGGCTCGTACTCCGAGTGGATCCGCCTCACCTTCAAGCCGGGGCTCGGCGTGAAGGTGCGCGGCATGGTCCGTTTCCGCGTCCAGTCGCTGAAACCGTACGTGGACATCTACCTCACGCCGACCAACATCGATCCCGAGAGCCCGGCCATGCCGATCTCCCAGCCCCTTTTCTACTCGGTCTATCTCGCCAAGCTGTTCGGACCGTACGCCACCCTCGGCCTCGCCGAGGACACCTGGGCGCTGAACGAGAAGGTGATCGACGAGGAGGCGTTCCTGGAGCAGACCTGGCTGATCCACGAGGAGCGGGAGAAGCAGTTCTTCCACGCCCTGAGCCGCGCCAAACGGGGAATGGTCGCCTGCGTGTTCGACGCCACCGACCGGATCCAGCATATGTTCTTCCGGTACATGACCGACGGCCATCCCGCCAACCGGGGCCGTGACGACGTGGAGAAATACCGGCACACGATCCGGGACCTCTACGTGCGGATGGACGAGCTTCTCGGCCGGACGTTGGCGAAATGCGACGACACCCGCACGGTGCTCCTGGTCATGTCCGACCACGGCTTCACCCACTTCAGCCGCGGCATGAACCTGAACACCTGGCTGATCGAGAACGGCTACATGGCGCTGAAGAACGGCGACAAGACATCGGGCGAGTGGTTCCAGGGCGTGGACTGGTCCAAGACCCGCGCCTACTCCTTCGGCCTCGCCGGCCTCTACCTCAACATCAAGGACCGCGAGGGGCAGGGGATCGTGGAGCCGAAGGAAGCGGGAGCGCTCCGCCGGGAGATCGCCGATCGGATGACCGGCCTGATGGACGAGGAGAAAGGAATCGTCGCCGTCAACAAGGCCATCCCCATGGAGGACCTCTTCGACGGTCCCTACAAGGACAACGCGCCGGACGTGATCGTCGGGTTCGCCAAGGGCTACCGGCAGAGCTGGGAGGCCGCGGTGGGCCAGGCGACGGAATCGGTGTTCCTGGATAACGTGAAGAACTGGAGCGGCGACCACTGCATCGACGCGCGGGAGGTCCCGGGCGTTCTCTTCAGCAGCCGCCGCCTCGCCGCCGCCGATCCCGCGATCATGGACGTGGGACCGTCGGTGCTCGACCTTTTCGGAATCGACACCCCCCGTTATATGAAAGGCCGGTCTTTCTACCGCGCTCGCCCGGAAGAGCGGGACGGCGGACGGAGCCGGCGGGAGGACTGA